One Stigmatopora nigra isolate UIUO_SnigA chromosome 1, RoL_Snig_1.1, whole genome shotgun sequence DNA segment encodes these proteins:
- the LOC144195186 gene encoding outer dynein arm-docking complex subunit 3-like — protein sequence MFESENNKSSVHDQIAEYQRKLQLLESDMSASYESSRSALERNQQHILQLQEENRDLKKRVSDADADEQQFIQSALHGRGMEKDTGPSVSGKAALCKLEHRVASKMKRLNALRHSTLTHQRRLEDLKRECLRLEAVGFNQAISEKEEVTMKLRSLQNCLEKNQLKCKEAANIMTNYLKLKRSLQEENPTFQGQIDTQEAEIQKYRKELQEVQDMNNKAQLSKETAIAELQQLEEQFCKEHQEKDYLLAVYRKRVQEIKARAEKLDAQRKNVQQDELNTDAEAGATKMVEEMEQSISVFEETIQIMKEATGCSDTQEVVDHYNTQKDTHHHVTTLKLENDYMLQQLREEKVHLKAQFENMKYSGETQLSREQKMLDECEKELRVKQHNCETAKDSLSSLVKTLSTIQAGVEHLVERLGPISLNEAPSNVPSSSDEFGVVLLSQCERKVQQLKGRLHGKDFDDVTKDMEEEEFYFTIEKQLPPYNKRVAVTEDQEMGLLTNEDDNEEDEGILTREALKRRSQLMIDSMSNKKTWKAKKK from the exons ATGTTCGAATCCGAGAACAACAAATCGTCGGTGCACGACCAAATTGCGGAATATCAGAGGAAACTTCAACTTTTAG AGAGCGACATGAGCGCCTCGTATGAGAGCTCCCGCTCAGCCCTGGAAAGGAACCAGCAGCACATCCTGCAGCTACAAGAGGAAAACAGGGACCTGAAGAAGAGGGTGTCGGATGCTGACGCC GATGAGCAACAATTCATCCAATCGGCCTTACACGGCCGAGGCATGGAAAAGGACACTGGGCCATCGGTGTCAGGAAAG GCAGCTCTGTGCAAACTAGAGCACCGGGTGGCGTCCAAGATGAAGCGCCTCAACGCACTCCGACACAGCACCCTGACCCACCAGCGCCGGCTTGAGGACCTGAAAAGGGAGTGCCTCAGATTGGAAGCAGTGGGCTTTAACCAGGCCATATCTGAAAAGGAGGAGGTTACAATG AAATTGAGGTCATTGCAGAATTGTCTGGAGAAGAACCAGCTTAAGTGCAAAGAGGCTGCCAACATCATGACAAACTATCTAAAGCTCAAACGTTCACTCCAG GAGGAAAATCCAACTTTCCAAGGTCAAATTGACACTCAAGAAGCAGAAATCCAAAAGTATAGGAAGGAACTGCAAGAAGTGCAAGATATGAACAACAAAGCCCAGCTCTCCAAGGAGACAGCAAtt GCTGAATTACAGCAGCTCGAGGAGCAGTTCTGCAAGGAACACCAAGAGAAAGATTATCTTTTGGCTGTCTACCGAAAAAGGGTGCAGGAGATCAAggcccgggctgaaaagttagAT GCTCAAAGGAAAAACGTACAACAGGACGAACTGAACACTGATGCGGAGGCAGGTGCCACCAAAATGGTTGAAGAAATGGAACAGAGTATCAGCGTGTTTGAGGAAACCATCCAAATTATGAAAGAAGCCACTGGTTGCTCTGATACACAG GAGGTGGTGGATCATTACAACACCCAGAAGGACACTCACCATCATGTGACAACGCTGAAATTGGAGAATGACTATATGCTCCAGCAGCTAAGGGAAGAGAAGGTGCACCTAAAGGCGCAGTttgaaaacatgaaatattccgGAGAAACACAACTATCCCG GGAGCAGAAGATGCTGGACGAGTGTGAGAAGGAGCTTCGAGTTAAACAGCATAATTGTGAAACAGCTAAGGATAGTTTATCTTCTCTCGTTAAAACCCTCAGCACTATCCAAGCTGGTGTGGAGCACCTCGTAGAAAGACTTGGTCCTATTTCTCTG AATGAAGCACCTTCAAATGTGCCTTCCAGCTCAGATGAGTTTGGAGTGGTGTTACTCAGTCAGTGCGAACGGAAGGTGCAGCAGCTGAAAGGCAGACTTCATGGAAAAGATTTCGATGATGTTACAAAGGACATGGAGGAAGAAGAG TTCTATTTCACAATTGAGAAACAACTGCCTCCTTACAACAAGCGAGTTGCAGTAACTGAAGACCAAGAGATGGGCCTCTTAACCAACG AGGACGATAATGAAGAGGATGAAGGAATACTCACCCGAGAGGCGCTGAAGCGTCGCTCCCAGCTGATGATTGACTCCATGTCCAACAAGAAAACCTGGAAAGCGAAAAAGAAATGA